A window of Theropithecus gelada isolate Dixy chromosome 8, Tgel_1.0, whole genome shotgun sequence genomic DNA:
TTCATCTCTTTATCTAGATACTCCTCATTTTCCTATGGTTTGGGTGCCTCTCAGCCCTCCATCTGTTATTCAACTTATAAATGGCTCTATTTTCCATTTCCCATGCTCTACCCCCTCATACCCATATTCCTTTTCTACCTCCCTGCATTTAATTCACTCTCCCTTCTTGGAATCTTAGTCTCTGCTCTTTAAAGACCTGACAATCTGATTCAactttattcatccattgattcATTATCTTCcagttcattcattcttcaaatatttgtataCCTAATACCAGGTACTGAGCATACTTTGAGAGAACATAATAGATGTGGTTTTCCGTTATCCTGGAGTTTATAATTCAGTAGGGACAAAGATAGTAAACAAATGCAACCTAGTTACCAATATGACTAAGGCAAAGGTTGTCATGGGGGAATGTTACTCTGGATTCCTTGCACATTTATAAGGAAGTGAGAGAATATGGTCCAGAATAGATACTATATGTTGTTGGGGCACTGGATTCTCTGGCTCAATTCAACTTTCAGCTATCCAAGAGATGCTTCTGCTGACTCAACAGTTTGGGTTCCAGTTCTTGACACCTACCTCAACCCAGAGTTGGAATGATTTCCAAACAAGTATATCCTACATTAGTATTCTTTtactctctatatatatatatatatatttttttttttttttttttgagacagagcatcgctccgtcacccagtctggagtacagtggctccatcgcagctcactgcaacctccgcctcctgggtccaagtgattctactgcttcagtcttctgagtagctgggactacagttgcgtgtcaccatgcccggctaatttttgtatttttagtagagaaggcatttcaccatgttggccaggctggtcttgaactcctgacctcaggtgatccaccagccttgccctcctaaagtgctgggattacaggtgttagccaccacacccggcctctagATTGGTATTCTGATCACTGCTCTGCAGATGTTAAATGATGTGCTATGAAGTACTCTGCTCTCAATTAGATTTAAAGAACATTAGGATTAACAAAGTTAAGCAAATGTCTTTATTGCAACACTTCTAAATGACCTTTAATCTTCTAATATGCATTTTAAACCTAGAGAGATGTGCACCCTCTATGGTTTCCCAATCTATTTgaccacagaatttttttttttttcctgtggggcATCAAAGAGTACCTAGATGGGGATTCTGCAAAACACCAATCTAAACCATTCTTAAGATatatagccaggcacagtggcccacacctgtaatcccagcacttttaggaggccgaggcaggtggatcacaaggtcaggagttcgagaccagcctggccaacatggtgaaacatcatctctactaaaaatacaaaaaaaattagccaggcatggtgacaggtgcctgtaatcccagctactcgggaggctaaggcaggagaatcacgaatccaggaggcagaggttgcagtagctgagattgtgccactgcactccagcctgggtgacagagcgagactccatctcaaaaaaaacaaacaaacaaacaggctgggcacggtggctcactcaggtaatcctagcactttgggaggccaaggcaggtggattacgaggtcaagagttcaagaccagcctggccaacgtagtgataccccgtctctactgaaaatacaaaaaattagccaggcctggcggtgggtgcctgtaatctcagctacttgggaggctgaggcaggagaatcgcttgaacccgggaggcagaggttgaggttgcagtgcacGGAGATCGaaccactggactccaacctgggaaacattgctgtctcaaaaaaaaaaaaaaaaagatatactacAGTTTCAAAGAGAAGTGATTTAATAGTGTCAGAATCTGGAACTGATACCTGGTAAAAGAGTCAAATATGAGCACCTCAAGTAACTATagtatattttatctttctaatgccattttctcaatttaaaatcCTATACGTGTGTGAAAATGGGAGGTATTCAAATACATAGTATACATTTAATACTTGGTACTGAATGTATTAAATACATCCAAGCAAGTTCTCAAGAGAAAATCAGCTGAATTTTGCACCTTAAGGCTGCTATTACCTGGGCCAAGTATGTTGCATGAGAAGTTTTAAGGTTTCCAATATCTTCAATCTAGCTTCCTCCTCAGGTCCATCATAAACCTCCAGATAACCAATGATGACTCTCTCCAGCCGCTTCAAGTGCCGAACAGTTAGGATCCCCAACctaaagatgaaagagaaaatatgacgccagtgcagtggctcatgcctgtaatcccagcactttgggaggctgaggtgggaggactgcttgaggccaggagctcgagaccagctcaagcaacatagcaagatcctgtctctataaaataataataaaaacccaaGGACTCACCTCTTCACAAAAGCCGGCAGGTTTCTTGCATAGGTCCTGCGTAAGAGAAGGCGGTGCTCTGGCTCCATGTGGGTCAGGATCAGCTGCAGGACCTCGTCGCAATGGGTGGTAGGTCGAGCTCCATCTCCTTTCCAGTGCAGGGTTTTCTCCAGGATGGGGAACAAATCCAGCAGACACAGGAGCACAGCCTAGGAGGAAGGAATGGAAGGACGCTGCATAGGTCATCCATTTGCATTTATAATACTAATGGACCTCTCTAGAACTCCATTAATCTACCATCCTTAGGGTCCATACCAGAGAATTCTAAGATACTAGTAATCATATATGAAGTGCATATtacattttcaaacttttttccaTTCTTAATCTCCATCTCACAGTCTCAAATCAATACATTCTCCTCAGGAccattctttttataaatttataaaatttataatttataaaatgggaaaaatggcagagctgggactttaATCCAGATTTTAGGAATCTAAGTCTATTGTTACTATGTCACTAAGTCTAAGTGACTTAGTGATACATgatatttacactttttttttttttttttttttttttttgtgagacagagtctcactctgtcacccaggctggaggacagtggtgcaatctcagctcactgcaacctctgcttctcaggctcaagcgattgttgtgcctcagccacctaactagttggcactacaggtgtgcaccaccacgcctggctaacttttctatttttcagtagagacaggggttcgccatgttgtccaggccggtctcaaactcctggcctcaagtgatccacctgccttggcctcccaaagtgcttggagtACAGGTGAGAGCCATTGCATTCGGCCAGTATTTACACATACTTTTAATAAAACTGCTCTTAAGCAGAATCTAAGATGTTCCAAATTTGGGTCAAATTTGGCCACCCTACCTGCTGAAGTTGCAGTGTCTAGGCCAGGGGTAttcagtcttttggcttccccaggccacactggaagaagaattatcttaggccacacataaaatacactaacactaatgatagctgatgagctttaaaaaaaaaaaatgcaaaaaaaaatcttacaacattttaagaaagtttacaaatttgtattgGGCTGCATGCAAAGCCATCTTGGGACGCATGCAGgccgtgggttggacaagcttggtttaGATACTTCCTTTTAACTTTCCTGGGACCTCTGGTTTTTCTCttggtgttttggttttttaaaatttcttttctctaccACCTTAAGAACCCTAGCAGTTCTGGCTGTTAACAATCTGGATTCTCAATACCCagtatttaaaatactgtttaaaaatcaaaagaggctgggcgcagtggcccatgcctgtaatcctagcatcttgggaggccaaggtgggcggatcacttgaggtcaggaggtttgagactagcctgggcaacatggagaaaccccgtctcaggtaatacaaaaattagctgggcatggtggcacgtgcctgtaatcccagttgctagggaggctgaggcagaaggatcacttgaacctgggaggcagaggttgcaatgcaccaagatcccgccactgcactccggcctggctgacacagtgagactccacctcaaaaaaaataaataaaataaaataaaatttaaaaaaaggcagCAGGGTGGGGAGGCGGAAAGGAGGGAAGTAaggcataaaaaagaaacaaggttgCTTCCACCTCTAATTTTGTATAACTTGTTTCTTCTGTCTTTGgagtttctttctccctcctaaGAAACTTACTTATTCATCCTTCATAAAGGTAAATATCACCTCCTTCCCAAAGCCTCCTAAAGTCACCCCAAACCTGGTTAGTTACCTATTGCTTGATACCTGGTTAGTTACCTATTGCTTAATACCTGGTTAGTTACCTATTGCTTGATACCCACTgcacctttttttatttttgagatgtagttttgctcgttgcccaggctggagtgcaatggcacggtcttggctcactgcaaccttcgcctcctgggttcaagcaattctcctgcctcagcctcctgagtagctgggattagaggcatgcgccaccacacctggctaattttgcttttttttttttttttttaagacagagtctcgctttgttgccaggctggagtacagtggcgcgatcttggctcactgcaacctctgcctcctgggttcaagtgattctcctgcctcagcctcccaagtagctgggctacaggcacgtgccaccacgcctagctaattttttgtatttttagtagaggcaaggtttcaccgtattagccaggatggtctcgatctccggacctcgtgatccacccgcctcagcctcccaaagtgctgggattacagacatgagccaccgcctgcttttttttttttttttttttaatttgagatggagtctcgctccgtcacccaggctggagcgcagtgatgtgacctcagctcactgcaacctctgccacccgggttcaaacaattcttgtgcctcagcctcccaagtagtagggactacaagtgcacaacatcatgcccaactgatttttttgtatttttagtagagatgggattttggcatgttgtctaggctggtctcgaactcctgacctcaggtgatctgcctcccttagtctcccaaagtgctgggattataggcgtgagtcaccacgtccagcccaaACTAATATACAATTGactcagatgaagaaaaaccaCTGGCTTATCTGTGGAGACTCAGGAATGTGGAGGCCTGCTTGGTGCTGAGATATTTTTAACTTGGTAACAGCTTTTAGTTATCATCCTCACTTTCCAAGGCAGGAAAATGTCTCTCAATTATTACTACTCACACAATGCAACCTTCTACTCAAATTCAGAGAATCCAGACACAGTTATGAAGAAATCATACTATTACCTGAATGAGGTGGTGCTCTGGTGTGTACAGGTGGTTGAAAACGGCATGGTACAGGACCTGGGCTCTGTTATATTGGAGTAAATCAGCAGCTGGCTGAAACCAGACAAAGTATCAAATTAAAAGAATAGTTTCCCAAGATTGGCAAATGTTGACCATCTTTGAAATTGGATTATGGGTATGAAGCATGAAGAACATGCCATCCCAAAATATGCCACATTGGTATCATGATGGTTTTGAGTTGAAAATATTGGAGAAACTGTAGATTCAGAAAGGGCGAGCTGACTTGTGTCTTTCTGCAAGTAGCAAGTGATAGAAGATTCCTCTGGGTGGGGTATGCTTTCCATACCAGGGTAAGAAAACAGCCCTTACAGAGACTTGGAACTGAAGACTGCAATGGACCTACATAAACCGAACAAAGTAACCTTTACCTTCCACCTATCCATCCCCTCACCACCCCCAAccatatgagagagagagagagagagagagagagagagagagagacagaaaatttaCTGCTCCTAGCCAGATTTTCTTTgtcctgtcatttttttctgacagGACAAAGAAAATCTGGCTAGgggtagtttaaaaaaaagatgaaaaatttatCAATTCTTTAtctaaaaagtataaaagcatATTGCTTTGGTCACTTCTTCAGACTTCTCTCTCTTGTGAAGATCCCCATGTACAcgtaaaactaataaaatgtgtATGGCTTCCTCTTGTTAATCTGCCTGTTGTCAAATTCGGTTTTCGATCCAGGAAAAGAGCCCACTACGAGATAAAaagggggctgaggctgggcatggtggctcatgcctgtaatcaactccagcactttaggaggctgaggttggtggatcgcttgaggccaggagttcaagaccagcttggccaacatggcgagaccctacctctacaaaaaaaaaaacaaatttttagttgggcatggtggcatgtgcctataatcccagctactccagaggctgatgtgcaagaatcgtttgaacccgggaggcggaggctgcagtgagctgagatcacaccactgcactccagcctgggcaacagagcaagactctgcctcaaacttaaaaaaaaaggcaagggggCAGGGTTGGAGGTGATCTCTGGCTCTCTCCTACAGGTACATGGAGATTAATTACACCACTCTCTCCACttccatgtatattttaaaagctccatactacaaagtttcttttaaaaaatttttccttgAGTAATAGCTTCCACATTTGGGTATAGTCCCTTTCagattctgattttgttttgttttcctacttGAAAGTCAactgtaggctgggcatgatggctcatctctgtaatcccagcactttgggaggccaagacaggcagatcacctgaggtcaggagtttgggacccacctggccaatatggtgaaaccctgtctccactaaaaatacaaaaattagctgggtttggtggccaCTACTAGggagccccagctactagggaggagtcccagctactagggaggctgaggcaagagaattacttgaacccgggaggcggacgctgcagtgagccaagatcgcactccagcctgggtgacagaacgataatgtctcaaaaaaaaaaaaaaaaaaaaggaaagaaaggaagtaggccggtgcagtggctcacgcctgtaatcccagcactttgggaggctgaggcgggtggatcacgaggtcaggagttgaagaccagcctggccaagatggtgaaaccccatctctactaaaaatacaaaaattagttgggcatggtggcacgcgcctgtaatcccagctactcaggaggctgaggcggagaactgcttaaacctaaaagatggaggttgcagtgagtcgagatcgcgccactgcactcaagcctatgtgacagagtgagactctgtctcaaaaaaaaaaaaaaaaaagtcagctgttCACCAGTTCTCAAGATCTGGTTATTCGGTTTGATAATGACCCATGCCTTCCTGTTTCTTCTATAATTATCATTTTAGTTATTACATTACCTATAGGATACAACTTCTACCAGGttgatagagaaaaatataagaaaaaatacaaataggtaAAGCTGAATGACTTAGCATTACCAGAAATGAAGAACAGCCAGGAATGACTCAGTCTGTCCCATCAACATGGATGACAAGGTAGAGGTTGCTTACCACATTAAGCACAATGTGATGGAGACAGTGTACACCCAGGATTTTGTTCTCAGTCTGATAATCATCTGAAATGAGCAATGATGCAGGAAGTACCCTTTCCAGATGCTGGCTCAGCCAGGGCCGAGTGACCTGTTGCAGAGTCCATGAGAAAACATGTTTGATGGCAGGGTTATTCTTCCAGGATTCCCTAAATGGatacataaaattacattaaGTGACATGGTGATAAGtagcaaaaaaataaactacttcAACCTAACAGAGTATTTTCatgtctttgcaaaaaaaaaaaatacattgcacATAAGATAACTCTTAATTCTACATCATACATTTTAAGATTtggattaaaataatttccaCAACTTACATCAAATACTTAATCACCCAGGTCTTTGGGTCTAAAGCCTATCCAATGAGAAGGAGCCAATTATAACCAGAGCTACATAAAGGACTTGGTGATGGATGGTGAAGGTATGttgagaagggagggaggagtaAAGGCAATGTGTTAGTATTATTACACTAAGGAAACAAATGAATCAATACTTGAACACCTGTTAATAGCTAATAAAGTGAGTGTACACATGATTTAACTAATCCTCAAAATAATTACAGTGTAATAGGtatattatatttacttattctgaaatagagtcttgctctattgcctacactggagtgcagtggcaccatctaggttcactgcaacctccacctcccagcctcaagtgattctcctgcctcagcctcctgagtaggtgggattacacaCTTGCACCATTATacccggataatttttatatttgtagtagagacggggtttcaccatgttgcccaggctggtcccgaattcctggcctcaagtgatctgccagccttggcctcccaaagtattgggattacaggtgtcagccaccacacctggccaagtatATTATCTTTATATTAGAAACAAATGGATTCAGAAAACTGTCTAATCTAGTCCTACTCAGAGCAACAAATAGAAGCACAAAACTCAAAATCAAGCCTTTTAACTCCATGTTCCTGGTAAAATGACAGTTACAGATACTTCTTCTCTCATCACTCCAGTGCTAACAAAGTAGCAAGTGGAAACTCATTGAAAGAACTTTAATAGCAATCTAAAGgtgcttttcacttttttttttttttttttttgagacaagagtctcgctctgccgcccaggctggagtgcagtggcgcgatctgggcttactgcaagccccgcctcccgggatcacgccattctcctgcctcagcctcccgagtagctgggattacaggcgcctgccaccatgctcggctaattttttgtatttttttagtagagacggggtttcaccatgttagccaggatggtctcgatctcctgacctcgcgatccgcccgcctcagcctcccaaagtgctgggattacaggcatgagccactgcgcccggccggtatTCACTCTTTATCCTAAACATGGCTTCCTTAGCTGATAGTCATCCTTATCTAACAACTGGTGATGACATTCAAGATCCCCAAGTCTAAATTCAAACCGTAAGTTTAAATCCTCTCCAAATCCCCCAACCAAATTCCAgtaatttgcaattttttttttttttttgagatgtagtcttgctctcttgcccagattggagtgcagtggcccgatctcagctcactgcaatctctgcctcccgggttcaaacgattctcctgcctcagcctcccgagtagtttggatcacaggcgtccaccaccatgccccgctgatttttgtacttttagtagagatggggtttcaccatgttggccaggctggtctcgaactcctgacctgaagtgatccacccgcctcagcttcccaaagtgctgggattacacgagtGAGCCACCTCGTCCGGCCACATTTTGTAATTATTAACTCCAAGAAAGTGGCACAGAATTTCCAATTTTCCTAAGCAGTCGTCCTAAGTGctggaaagagcactggacaACTGAACCTGAACACCTCAGTTATGACCTCCAATTTGCCACTATCCGGTTATGTCATTTATATCAAATCGCAACGTTTCTGGGCCTTAAGAGTTCTGTGGTTACAGCACCcttattttactgatgaagaaactcaGCTTCCTTTGAGGTCTAATGCTCTAAAAAATTAAGgtagggcaggtgcagtggctcacgcctgaaaccccagcattttgggagccggaggcgcgtggatcacttgatgtcaagagttcgagaccagcctgcccaacatggtgaaaccccgtctctaccaaaaatacaaaaaattagccgggcgtggtggcgggcacctgtaatcccagctacttcggaggctgagacagaagaatcggttgaacccaggaggcggaggttgcagtgagccgagatcgcaacattgcactccaccctgggcaacaagagtgaaactctgtctcaaaaataaataaataataaaaaataaaaataaaaaactgtgagGCTCAAGTCGGTGGCAAAGGGCAGGAGTACTCACTTATTCAAGTCGGGTTTGAGAAGCCCTAATATCACCGAAAGACTCcctttctcatcttcattttctCCGCGTAAGAATCCTGCCACAGAACTGCATTCAGTAACTTGAAGCAGTAAGGTGAGCACCTCCCTAGCAACCTCCCGAGATCTCGGAGTGGTCCACGGTTGCTCCAAGCTGTGTGTGATGGCAAAAATATAAACCGGTCCTGCCAAGTGATGCAGGCCCGTCTGCCATGCAGGGCCAACCAGGGAATTCTTAGCAGTCTCAACCTTCCCCAACAGCTTAAGAAACAGTAACCCAACTTTGGCTGCTTTCTCGGCCACTTCAGAGTGCCCATCACCTCCACCTTCCTCCTCTTTGCGGGGGGCTGCATACTTCTCCACGGCTTTTGCCACCTGCCCCAGTGTTTCCGGCATTCCGCGGAGCCGTGCACCACTCCCCTCAAATAACCTATCACATTCGGTGGCTTCTATTAGATCACCGAGGTCTTTAAGAGCTACATCTTTTACGTTGCCTCGTCGTGCCTCCGGGCGGGTAAGACTGTGTAAAATCTTGGAGAAGGCCTGTCCAAGGGCGGAGGGAGACAACTCCCCGGACAAAGAAGACTCTTCCCGCGACGGGGCTTCCAGGGCGCTGTCAAGCTCCATTCCTGACTGCAACACCAGAAGGCTGGTCTCTCCCACAGGACGAGGATGGAGGCGGGGAGGGATCCGCTGAAGAGGGAAGGAGCGATCACTCAACGAGAactaaagtcaaataaaataaaacggaGAGATGTCTTGGAGGAGGGGCGAGTCTGACCGGgataagaataaagagaaaggaagagacacaagaaaggaaaaggggaCTCTCGGGGAGTAAAAGAGTCTTATACTTGTAACGGTGACGTCAAAAAAAACTACTGTTGCTTTCtgaagactaaaaagaaaaaaaataccttaaaactttaaagaaataaacttctgagCCATGTCACCAACGCAACCACCGCCAGGTACTTGCAACCGCTCGCGCCGGTCGGTGTATAGCAGGATCCGGACCTAGCTCATATTGCTGCCGCAAAGCACAAGGCTAGCTTCCGCCAGTACTGCAGTACTGCCGCAACACCTTCTTATTTCACGACGTATGGTCGTAAAGCAATAAAGATCCATGCTCGAGAACAAGACCGAGCGGTGGAACCATGGAGAATAAATTTGCATATATAATAATCCGCTCGCTAATTGTGCTTCTGCTTTCCTTTGCTAAGGTAGAAACAGAAGAATAATCACAGAATCTCCGTGTGGCTTTGAAAACATCCAGGGTTTTATATATGAAGACTCGAGATGTCGCATTACGGTAGTCACCCTATCTGTAAAATTAGTGGCACATACTTGGAGCTCCTTAATGGCTACTCTAAAATGATCCTTTTGTAGTTCATGAGCGTGATGATTGGGTGTTCACACGTTTGTGTGAGATGTGCCACCCTACAACCTTGTTACGACGTCGGCACATTCCCCGTCTGACCTGAACTTCAGGGATCCATTTAACGCTGTAGTTTACATTCTTGCTAGTTACGATAATAGGTGATTTGGTTTAATGGTCTTGTAGTTACCGCTGGTGGGTAGCATTATTTTCTGTCTGTAAGATACATGCACGGGTGCTCTTTCGTTGTAGAACTGTgaggtgtgtgtttgttttattgtgagtcgaaatctcgctctgtcgctaggctgaagtgcagtggcgccagctcggctcactgtaacttccgcctcccgggttcaagagattctcctacctcagcctcgcgagtagctgggactataggcgcgcgccaccatgctcagctaatttttgtatttttagtagagacggggggtttccctcatgttggccaggatggtctcgatctctcggcccgtgatccgcccgcctcggcctcccaaagtgctgggattacaggcgtgagccaccacgcctggcctgtgcAGTGTGTTTTAATGGCTTACAATTTTTTAGGTTTTGGGGATACctgcgcaggtttgttacctggatatattgtgtgatgctgggaTTTGGAGTGCAGCTTGGCCCGTTTTTAGTGTCCCCTCTAGTAGACCTCAGTGTTGTTGCCACTTTTATGTCCACGTGttcccagtgtttagctcccacttacgagtgggaacatgcagtatttggttttctgttcaatGCAATACTTT
This region includes:
- the TTI2 gene encoding TELO2-interacting protein 2 isoform X2, with product MELDSALEAPSREESSLSGELSPSALGQAFSKILHSLTRPEARRGNVKDVALKDLGDLIEATECDRLFEGSGARLRGMPETLGQVAKAVEKYAAPRKEEEGGGDGHSEVAEKAAKVGLLFLKLLGKVETAKNSLVGPAWQTGLHHLAGPVYIFAITHSLEQPWTTPRSREVAREVLTLLLQVTECSSVAGFLRGENEDEKGSLSVILGLLKPDLNKESWKNNPAIKHVFSWTLQQVTRPWLSQHLERVLPASLLISDDYQTENKILGVHCLHHIVLNVAVLLCLLDLFPILEKTLHWKGDGARPTTHCDEVLQLILTHMEPEHRLLLRRTYARNLPAFVKRLGILTVRHLKRLERVIIGYLEVYDGPEEEARLKILETLKLLMQHTWPRVSCRLVVLLKSLLKLICDVARDPNLTPESVKSALLQEATDCLILLDHCSQGRVKGLLAKIPQSCEDRKVVNCIRKVQQVSEGAPYDGT
- the TTI2 gene encoding TELO2-interacting protein 2 isoform X1 codes for the protein MELDSALEAPSREESSLSGELSPSALGQAFSKILHSLTRPEARRGNVKDVALKDLGDLIEATECDRLFEGSGARLRGMPETLGQVAKAVEKYAAPRKEEEGGGDGHSEVAEKAAKVGLLFLKLLGKVETAKNSLVGPAWQTGLHHLAGPVYIFAITHSLEQPWTTPRSREVAREVLTLLLQVTECSSVAGFLRGENEDEKGSLSVILGLLKPDLNKESWKNNPAIKHVFSWTLQQVTRPWLSQHLERVLPASLLISDDYQTENKILGVHCLHHIVLNVPAADLLQYNRAQVLYHAVFNHLYTPEHHLIQAVLLCLLDLFPILEKTLHWKGDGARPTTHCDEVLQLILTHMEPEHRLLLRRTYARNLPAFVKRLGILTVRHLKRLERVIIGYLEVYDGPEEEARLKILETLKLLMQHTWPRVSCRLVVLLKSLLKLICDVARDPNLTPESVKSALLQEATDCLILLDHCSQGRVKGLLAKIPQSCEDRKVVNCIRKVQQVSEGAPYDGT